From the unidentified bacterial endosymbiont genome, one window contains:
- a CDS encoding NAD(P)/FAD-dependent oxidoreductase yields MKKQILIVGSGFSGMWAAVSAARLSALAGKNSLKIAVLAPAPELRIRPRFYEENVSTLVAPLSELFAELDIEFIGASAERINASEKTVSYRNATGELLTVSYERLVLATGSQAKRPPVAGLAEHAFDIDQMESAQVFEQHLDSLVTRPSTPERNTVVVCGGGFTGIELATELPARLRARLGNDTATKIIVVERGPAVGGRYSEALRKTIEEASNDLGVEWRLNSEIEAIDARGVTLKTGEHIAAATVVWTAGVEANPLSQQIDGERDNQGRLKVSASLQVPAHPDIYATGDMAHAKTDDIGNTALMTCQHAIQLGKFAGHNAAASLLNIEPYPYRQVNYVTCLDLGAWGAVYTEGWDQAVKSVREDAKKIKIAITHELIYPPAADKSIAFAAADPLAKFV; encoded by the coding sequence ATGAAAAAGCAGATTTTAATCGTGGGTAGTGGTTTTTCTGGTATGTGGGCAGCGGTTAGCGCCGCGCGCCTGTCAGCACTGGCGGGTAAAAACAGTCTTAAAATAGCGGTACTGGCGCCGGCCCCGGAACTGCGTATTCGTCCACGCTTTTATGAAGAAAACGTTTCAACGCTGGTGGCGCCGCTCAGCGAATTGTTCGCCGAACTGGATATCGAATTTATCGGCGCCAGCGCAGAACGCATTAACGCCAGCGAAAAAACTGTGAGTTACCGTAACGCAACGGGTGAACTGTTGACGGTGAGCTATGAACGTTTAGTGCTGGCGACCGGTAGCCAGGCCAAACGTCCTCCTGTCGCCGGGCTGGCGGAGCACGCGTTTGATATCGACCAGATGGAATCAGCCCAGGTCTTCGAGCAGCACCTTGATTCGCTGGTCACTCGCCCTTCAACGCCCGAGCGAAACACCGTTGTAGTTTGCGGCGGCGGCTTTACCGGCATCGAGCTGGCGACCGAACTCCCTGCCCGGCTCCGCGCACGCCTCGGCAATGATACAGCCACTAAAATAATCGTAGTTGAGAGGGGGCCGGCCGTGGGTGGCCGTTACAGTGAAGCACTGCGCAAGACCATTGAAGAGGCGAGTAATGACCTGGGTGTGGAATGGCGCCTGAATAGCGAAATTGAAGCGATTGATGCCAGAGGCGTGACGCTGAAAACGGGTGAGCACATTGCCGCAGCGACCGTAGTCTGGACCGCAGGCGTCGAGGCAAACCCGCTCAGCCAACAGATTGACGGGGAACGTGATAACCAGGGGCGTCTGAAAGTCTCAGCATCGCTGCAGGTCCCGGCGCATCCGGATATCTATGCCACCGGCGATATGGCGCACGCCAAAACTGACGATATTGGCAACACCGCCCTGATGACCTGCCAGCATGCGATCCAGTTAGGTAAATTTGCCGGTCACAACGCGGCTGCCAGCCTGCTGAATATCGAGCCCTATCCCTACCGCCAGGTGAACTACGTAACCTGTCTGGATTTGGGGGCCTGGGGTGCGGTCTATACTGAAGGCTGGGATCAGGCCGTTAAATCCGTGCGCGAGGATGCGAAAAAAATCAAAATCGCCATTACCCATGAGCTGATTTACCCGCCTGCAGCAGATAAAAGCATTGCCTTTGCCGCCGCCGACCCGCTGGCGAAATTTGTGTAG
- the araJ gene encoding MFS transporter AraJ, translated as MKKTIFSLALGTFGLGMAEFGIMGVLTELAHDTGISVPSAGNMISFYAFGVVIGAPIVALFSNKFSLKTTLLFLMAMCAAGNAIFTFSTAYHWLALGRLISGFPHGAIFGVGAIILSKIAPPGKVTVAVAGMIAGMTVANLVGVPLGTWLGHEFSWRYTFMLIALFDALVILSVLVWVPNLHDKSERKLTEQFHFLKKPEPWLIFAATMFGNAGVFAWFSFVKPFMLNVSGFSEGLMTAIMMLMGLGMVLGNMLSGKLSSRFSPLRIAATTDLAIVASLLSLFAFGELKTASLVMGFVCCAGLFALSAPLQILLLQNAKGGEMLGAAGGQMAFNLGSAIGAYFGGMMITLGFSWNYVTLPAAILSFSAMTSLLLYGRLRAKKNQANARALA; from the coding sequence ATGAAAAAAACAATTTTTTCGTTGGCACTGGGCACTTTTGGCCTGGGAATGGCTGAATTTGGCATTATGGGCGTGTTAACGGAACTGGCGCATGACACCGGCATCTCTGTTCCTTCTGCCGGAAATATGATCTCATTTTACGCCTTCGGAGTGGTGATTGGCGCCCCGATTGTGGCCCTTTTTTCCAATAAGTTCTCGTTAAAAACGACGCTGTTATTCCTGATGGCGATGTGCGCGGCCGGTAATGCGATTTTCACCTTCTCAACCGCCTATCACTGGCTCGCGCTGGGGCGCTTGATCTCCGGTTTTCCGCACGGCGCTATATTCGGCGTCGGGGCCATTATCCTGTCGAAAATTGCCCCGCCCGGGAAGGTAACGGTTGCGGTTGCCGGGATGATTGCCGGTATGACTGTTGCGAATCTGGTGGGGGTTCCGCTGGGGACGTGGCTCGGGCATGAATTCAGCTGGCGCTATACCTTTATGCTGATCGCCCTGTTCGATGCGCTGGTGATCCTCTCGGTGCTGGTTTGGGTACCTAACCTGCACGATAAATCAGAGCGCAAATTGACCGAGCAGTTCCACTTTTTGAAAAAACCAGAACCCTGGTTGATATTTGCTGCCACCATGTTTGGCAATGCTGGTGTGTTCGCGTGGTTTAGCTTCGTGAAGCCGTTTATGCTCAACGTCTCTGGCTTTTCTGAAGGACTAATGACCGCCATTATGATGTTAATGGGCCTCGGTATGGTGTTGGGTAATATGTTGAGCGGCAAATTGTCCAGCCGCTTTAGCCCGCTGCGTATTGCCGCCACTACCGACCTGGCGATCGTCGCGTCACTTCTCTCTCTTTTCGCTTTCGGCGAGCTGAAAACGGCCTCGCTGGTAATGGGGTTCGTCTGCTGTGCCGGGCTGTTTGCGCTCTCTGCCCCGCTGCAAATTCTGCTGCTGCAAAATGCGAAAGGGGGCGAGATGCTGGGCGCGGCGGGAGGACAAATGGCGTTTAATCTGGGCAGTGCGATTGGCGCATACTTCGGTGGGATGATGATTACGCTCGGCTTTAGCTGGAACTACGTTACCTTGCCAGCGGCTATTTTGTCGTTCTCTGCTATGACGTCACTGCTACTGTATGGCCGTTTGCGGGCCAAAAAGAATCAGGCCAACGCGCGCGCGCTGGCCTGA